One window of the Actinomyces wuliandei genome contains the following:
- a CDS encoding aldo/keto reductase, which translates to MTGLPADLVPLVHGTTSATSSTGPQTIPQLGLGTYKVTDADAERVVLTALELGYRHIDTAQMYRNEAGVGRGLAASGLPRDHLFITSKLDNPNHRRDDALRSIDTTLQALGLDFLDLFLVHWPLARSAGIDLVDTWRTMITILCSGRVRAIGVSNYTADQLHRIVAATGVVPAVNQVELHPWLAQESLRSVHEELGIVTQSWSPLGRGKVLQDPVIIQTAHVLGISPAQVVIRWHLQRGFVVIPKSVHHDRIKTNGDVFGFTLSQEQMAAINALDRGQRTGSHPDQVQV; encoded by the coding sequence ATGACTGGACTGCCAGCAGATCTTGTTCCCCTGGTTCACGGTACAACCTCCGCTACGTCGTCGACAGGCCCCCAGACGATCCCCCAGCTGGGGCTTGGCACCTACAAAGTGACCGATGCCGATGCTGAGCGCGTGGTCCTGACAGCGCTCGAACTGGGCTACCGGCATATCGACACGGCTCAGATGTACCGCAATGAGGCCGGAGTGGGCCGTGGTCTCGCGGCCAGCGGGCTGCCACGAGACCACCTGTTCATCACCTCCAAACTCGACAACCCCAACCACCGGCGGGATGACGCACTGCGTAGCATTGACACCACCCTCCAAGCCCTGGGTCTGGACTTCCTGGACCTGTTCCTGGTGCACTGGCCACTGGCCAGGTCAGCAGGGATCGACCTGGTAGATACCTGGCGCACCATGATCACGATTCTCTGCTCGGGTCGGGTCAGGGCGATCGGGGTATCAAACTACACCGCCGATCAGCTGCACCGGATCGTTGCGGCCACCGGAGTGGTGCCAGCAGTCAACCAGGTCGAGCTTCACCCGTGGCTGGCTCAAGAGTCTCTTCGTAGCGTCCACGAGGAGCTCGGTATCGTCACGCAGTCCTGGTCGCCGCTGGGCCGGGGGAAGGTTCTTCAAGACCCTGTGATCATACAGACGGCTCACGTCCTGGGGATAAGTCCCGCGCAGGTGGTTATCCGCTGGCATCTTCAGCGAGGCTTCGTAGTCATTCCCAAGTCAGTGCACCACGATCGCATCAAGACCAACGGTGACGTCTTCGGCTTTACCTTGAGTCAGGAGCAGATGGCGGCGATCAACGCCCTAGATCGCGGTCAGCGTACCGGGTCCCACCCCGACCAGGTCCAGGTATGA
- a CDS encoding peptidylprolyl isomerase codes for MEATLHTNHGDIRLELYPEQAPETVSNFVGLATGEKAWTDPRTGEESHAPLYDNVIFHRVIPGFMIQGGDPLGTGTGGPGYVFDDEIDPSLTFAAPYVLAMANAGRRLGKGTNGSQFFITTAPTEWLQGKHTIFGAVTDAASRQVVDAIASVTTDQRDRPVEDVVITSVSVMP; via the coding sequence ATGGAAGCGACTCTTCACACGAACCACGGTGACATCCGCCTTGAGCTCTACCCTGAGCAGGCCCCTGAGACCGTCTCCAACTTCGTAGGGCTGGCGACAGGCGAGAAGGCGTGGACTGACCCGCGCACAGGAGAAGAGTCCCACGCGCCACTGTACGACAACGTCATCTTCCACCGGGTGATCCCGGGCTTCATGATCCAGGGGGGTGACCCCCTGGGGACCGGCACTGGCGGTCCGGGGTACGTGTTTGACGACGAGATCGACCCCTCCCTTACCTTTGCCGCCCCCTACGTGCTGGCTATGGCCAACGCTGGCAGGCGGCTGGGCAAGGGGACCAACGGCTCGCAGTTCTTCATTACCACGGCGCCCACTGAGTGGCTCCAGGGCAAGCACACGATCTTTGGCGCGGTGACGGATGCGGCCTCCAGGCAGGTTGTCGACGCTATTGCCAGCGTCACGACCGACCAGCGTGACCGTCCTGTGGAGGACGTCGTCATCACCTCCGTGTCTGTCATGCCGTGA
- a CDS encoding rhomboid family intramembrane serine protease produces the protein MTNVLILACVVVYVGQFLLQMASVPLDRLLGFVPAAALEEPWRFLTTAFLHGAPLHLAFNMWALWVLGSVLEPVLGRWRFVAVYLLSALGGSVMIYLLASPTSQDWVTLTVGASGAVFGLFATTFVVQRRLGRDTSQIVGLLVLNAVISFLGANISWQGHLGGLLTGGLLAAVFAWAPRDRRGLYGVAATAGAAVVLVALVLVRSLLVQGPG, from the coding sequence GTGACCAATGTGCTGATCCTGGCCTGCGTCGTGGTCTATGTCGGGCAGTTCCTCCTCCAGATGGCCTCTGTCCCGCTAGACCGCCTGCTCGGATTCGTCCCGGCTGCTGCCCTGGAGGAGCCGTGGCGGTTCCTGACCACCGCCTTTCTCCACGGGGCACCGCTTCACCTGGCATTCAACATGTGGGCGCTGTGGGTCCTGGGCTCCGTCCTGGAACCGGTGCTGGGGCGCTGGCGGTTCGTCGCCGTCTATCTCCTGAGCGCCTTGGGCGGGTCTGTCATGATCTACCTGCTGGCCTCCCCGACTTCCCAGGACTGGGTTACCTTGACGGTCGGTGCCTCGGGCGCAGTCTTCGGCCTGTTTGCCACAACGTTTGTGGTGCAGCGCCGCCTCGGGCGTGACACCTCACAGATCGTGGGGCTGCTGGTCCTCAACGCTGTGATCTCATTCCTCGGTGCCAACATCTCGTGGCAGGGGCACCTGGGAGGTCTGCTCACCGGTGGCCTGCTGGCAGCGGTCTTCGCATGGGCGCCCAGGGACAGACGAGGCCTGTACGGTGTCGCGGCAACAGCCGGTGCTGCTGTGGTCCTGGTGGCTCTGGTGCTTGTCCGGAGCCTCCTGGTCCAGGGGCCTGGGTGA
- a CDS encoding cell division protein CrgA, translating into MAVFEPLAASEETHVVLWKKSGKNAERHLSDNELRHALRSGNPAKRARALEEQSRAAANRVSRTPTKVKDTSSPRWYAPTMVSLLVIGLLWVVITYLFQGQYPIPYFQENHASDWLLNGNLYIGFLIMMVGFLGLLRWR; encoded by the coding sequence GTGGCGGTCTTCGAGCCGCTCGCTGCCAGTGAGGAGACCCACGTGGTCCTGTGGAAGAAGTCTGGGAAGAATGCCGAGCGGCACCTGTCCGACAACGAGTTGAGGCACGCACTACGGTCAGGCAACCCGGCAAAGCGCGCCAGGGCGCTGGAGGAGCAGTCCCGGGCAGCAGCCAACCGGGTCTCCCGCACCCCTACCAAGGTCAAGGACACCTCCTCCCCCCGCTGGTACGCCCCCACAATGGTGTCGCTCCTGGTCATCGGGCTGCTATGGGTCGTGATCACCTACCTCTTCCAGGGGCAGTACCCGATCCCGTACTTTCAGGAGAACCACGCCTCAGACTGGCTCCTCAACGGCAACCTCTACATCGGCTTCCTCATCATGATGGTGGGCTTCCTGGGGCTTCTGCGATGGAGGTAG
- a CDS encoding class E sortase produces MSSTHPVRPQAQAHSRNRGRRFVNAVLTGVGELLITSGLVIALFLAWQLWWTGIDASASAAAATTSFERTQVDSPKEEGTRHYEDPPAVEPVGNGQTIGMLIVPKWYGVTNNNMPVIEGTGSAVLDQAAAGHYPETQQVGEVGNFAVAAHRRTYGNSFRRIDLLEEGDEVIVSTADTWYVYTVTSHEIVMPDQVEVLAPVPGDLTAIPTTAMLTMTTCHGETTGEWGNDRRWIVHAELSYWMDRSEGRPASVLNDSEVN; encoded by the coding sequence ATGTCCAGTACCCATCCTGTGCGTCCCCAGGCGCAGGCTCATAGCCGCAACCGTGGCAGACGTTTCGTCAATGCGGTCCTGACCGGTGTCGGAGAGCTCCTTATCACCTCGGGACTTGTCATCGCCCTGTTCCTGGCCTGGCAGCTGTGGTGGACAGGGATCGACGCCTCGGCCAGCGCTGCTGCTGCTACGACGAGCTTTGAGCGGACCCAGGTGGACTCTCCCAAGGAGGAAGGCACCCGCCACTATGAGGACCCTCCTGCGGTCGAACCGGTCGGAAACGGACAGACAATTGGGATGCTTATCGTACCCAAGTGGTATGGCGTCACCAACAACAACATGCCTGTGATCGAGGGGACGGGATCTGCTGTCCTGGACCAGGCGGCTGCTGGCCACTACCCGGAGACCCAGCAGGTTGGTGAGGTCGGGAACTTTGCCGTGGCGGCCCACCGTCGCACCTACGGCAACTCCTTCAGGCGTATCGACCTCCTGGAGGAGGGGGACGAGGTGATTGTCTCGACGGCCGACACCTGGTACGTGTACACGGTCACCAGCCATGAGATCGTCATGCCTGACCAGGTCGAGGTCCTTGCCCCTGTTCCCGGGGACCTGACGGCGATCCCCACGACCGCCATGCTGACGATGACGACCTGCCACGGGGAGACGACTGGGGAGTGGGGCAACGACCGCCGCTGGATTGTCCACGCCGAGCTCTCCTACTGGATGGACCGCTCTGAGGGGCGTCCCGCATCAGTCCTGAACGACTCGGAGGTGAACTGA